One genomic region from Longimicrobiaceae bacterium encodes:
- a CDS encoding winged helix-turn-helix domain-containing protein: MLSLKLFGGASLVNAEGPVAGPAAQRHRLALLALLATAPEGKASRDRLIGHLWPESDDAAARRLLNVALHALRKQLGEDALVSLGDDVQLRSAVVHSDVGRFRAALEAGDRRVAAELYAGPFLNGFHLGGAGEFDRWAEGVRDGLARAYLEVLEALAEDAAAAGDPRAAVAWWRRLAAEEPLNARVALRLMEALE; encoded by the coding sequence ATGCTCTCCCTGAAGCTGTTCGGCGGCGCCTCGCTGGTGAACGCCGAGGGCCCGGTCGCCGGCCCCGCCGCACAGCGCCACCGCCTGGCGCTCCTCGCGCTGCTCGCCACCGCTCCCGAGGGGAAGGCGAGCCGCGACCGCCTCATCGGCCATCTCTGGCCGGAGAGCGACGACGCCGCGGCGCGCCGCCTCCTGAACGTCGCCCTGCACGCGCTTCGCAAGCAGCTGGGTGAAGATGCGCTGGTCTCCCTGGGCGACGACGTGCAGCTCCGGTCCGCCGTGGTGCACAGCGACGTGGGGCGCTTCCGCGCGGCGCTGGAGGCGGGGGACCGCCGCGTCGCGGCGGAGCTCTACGCCGGCCCGTTTCTGAACGGGTTCCACCTGGGTGGGGCGGGGGAGTTCGACCGCTGGGCCGAGGGGGTGCGCGACGGGCTGGCCCGCGCCTACCTGGAGGTGCTGGAGGCGCTGGCGGAGGACGCTGCGGCGGCGGGCGACCCCCGGGCCGCCGTGGCGTGGTGGCGCCGCCTGGCCGCGGAGGAGCCGCTCAACGCGCGGGTGGCACTGCGGCTCATGGAGGCGCTGGAG